A genomic region of Mesorhizobium sp. NZP2077 contains the following coding sequences:
- a CDS encoding methylaspartate ammonia-lyase, producing the protein MQIKDVLLAPGNGAFFYDDHVAIRAGVPQDGFIYVGEPVTPGFKAIRVPASSLSVGLILTDDTAVWGDMMSVQYSGAGGRDPLFDADRISDLSSQIVTRLLDVDALHYLGACAKVFEPLEHKRLPLAVEYGVSQALLRAAAHLHRKTMAEIVCSEFGLPLPTRRVPIYCQSGDAREVNVDKMILKAVDVLPHGLINAGQKFGVDGQTFMEFVKWVATRTRQIGRPGYRPVLHFDVYGWIGQEIGLEPQRIADFICRVADTVPGFAINIESPADFGSTRAQIENYARIVSILDDRGSSARIVVDERCNTLEDIRLFAEARAAHLIQIKTPDVGSLVDTARAVLLCKENKVGAYVGGSCTETDLSAQASVHVSVATQADMMLAKPGMGVDEAFSIVGNEQNRLLAMLNHRRIRSEDVR; encoded by the coding sequence GTGCAGATCAAAGACGTCCTCCTTGCGCCCGGCAATGGTGCATTTTTCTATGACGACCACGTTGCGATCAGGGCCGGCGTCCCGCAGGACGGTTTCATCTATGTGGGCGAACCCGTCACGCCCGGCTTCAAAGCTATTCGCGTTCCAGCATCTTCGCTTAGCGTCGGGCTGATTCTTACCGACGACACAGCTGTCTGGGGCGATATGATGAGCGTCCAATACTCTGGTGCTGGCGGACGCGATCCTTTGTTCGACGCCGACCGAATCTCGGATCTGAGTTCGCAGATCGTGACACGGCTTCTTGATGTTGACGCGCTTCACTACCTTGGTGCGTGCGCGAAGGTCTTCGAGCCTCTAGAGCATAAGCGACTACCTTTGGCTGTTGAGTATGGCGTCAGCCAGGCCCTCCTTCGCGCGGCGGCCCATCTTCACCGCAAGACGATGGCGGAGATAGTATGCAGTGAATTTGGCCTGCCGCTGCCCACGCGCAGGGTTCCAATTTACTGCCAGAGCGGCGATGCCCGTGAAGTCAATGTGGACAAAATGATTTTGAAGGCTGTGGATGTGCTTCCCCACGGCCTGATCAACGCAGGGCAGAAATTCGGCGTCGACGGCCAAACGTTCATGGAGTTCGTGAAGTGGGTTGCAACGCGTACGCGCCAAATCGGTCGCCCGGGGTATCGTCCGGTGCTTCACTTCGATGTGTACGGCTGGATCGGCCAGGAAATCGGCCTGGAGCCGCAACGGATCGCCGACTTTATTTGCAGGGTAGCCGATACCGTTCCGGGTTTTGCGATCAACATCGAGTCCCCGGCGGACTTTGGTTCTACACGAGCTCAGATTGAGAATTATGCCCGGATCGTATCGATCCTGGATGACCGGGGTTCCAGCGCTCGCATTGTCGTGGACGAGAGGTGCAACACACTTGAGGATATCCGCCTCTTTGCCGAAGCGAGGGCCGCGCATCTCATTCAAATCAAGACGCCCGATGTCGGCTCATTAGTTGACACGGCACGTGCCGTGCTCCTCTGCAAAGAGAACAAGGTAGGGGCGTATGTCGGAGGAAGTTGTACCGAAACGGATCTCTCAGCACAGGCTTCAGTCCACGTCTCTGTAGCGACTCAGGCCGACATGATGCTTGCAAAGCCGGGAATGGGTGTTGACGAGGCATTCTCAATAGTTGGGAACGAACAAAATCGGCTGCTGGCGATGCTAAACCATCGTCGGATTCGAAGCGAAGACGTTAGATGA
- a CDS encoding CoA transferase: MIGFAEATWTQMLSGWIGSHVRMFVFSRHSRITILDNLKSGKSSWSVGGRKLYRDDLSAPVAGDALSRVWPRPYASYRLADAGARVIKVEKPEETLPERACLDLR; encoded by the coding sequence ATGATCGGCTTTGCCGAGGCGACCTGGACGCAAATGCTCTCCGGCTGGATTGGCTCACATGTCCGGATGTTTGTTTTTTCACGGCATTCCAGAATCACCATTCTCGACAATCTGAAATCGGGCAAATCAAGTTGGAGCGTAGGTGGGAGGAAGCTGTACCGAGACGATCTCTCCGCACCGGTTGCCGGCGATGCCTTGAGCAGAGTGTGGCCGCGGCCTTATGCATCGTATCGCCTTGCGGACGCAGGCGCCCGGGTCATCAAGGTTGAAAAGCCCGAAGAGACTTTGCCCGAAAGGGCTTGCCTGGACTTGAGGTAG
- a CDS encoding Xaa-Pro peptidase family protein — MPTSSQQGRVPGFSQQEYRERTARLRQQMAARGMDALLVMDENNMNYLTGYDGYSEYVPQLALVCQEDEDPWLVLREIDTLCATPTSYLPQSRILSYPEKYIGSSQRTAWEPIGDLIRERTKSSRIGVELTAKTFGVKDHAALGNSLDASKFIDADGMIAKLKKVKSPAELAYMEQAGKIVDRAMQVGRLEIASGARECDVGAAIVNALVKGTPEIPGGVCQFPTMPVGSPANAPHLSWSDASYKMGCQTNFEIGAFRHRYACALSRTVFLGEPTARARHLHQAALDGFLAEVETIRPGVTCSEVSQAFQRAFKPYGVRKESRSGYSIGHGWVDSGISFQEDDDTVIEPNMTFHVLIGIFEKDDGYVFSETVRVTENGAKSLSSMSRDLLVNC; from the coding sequence ATGCCCACATCTAGTCAACAGGGACGCGTACCTGGATTTAGTCAGCAGGAATACCGCGAGCGCACTGCTCGGCTGCGACAGCAAATGGCGGCGCGCGGAATGGATGCGCTGCTTGTCATGGACGAGAATAATATGAATTACCTCACCGGCTATGACGGATACTCGGAGTACGTTCCGCAGCTCGCTCTCGTGTGTCAAGAAGATGAAGATCCGTGGCTGGTTTTGCGCGAAATCGACACTTTGTGTGCAACACCCACCTCATACCTACCGCAGTCGCGCATTCTCAGTTATCCAGAGAAGTACATTGGCTCGAGCCAGCGAACGGCATGGGAGCCGATTGGCGATCTAATCCGCGAGCGCACTAAGTCGAGCCGAATCGGGGTCGAACTGACGGCCAAGACGTTTGGAGTGAAAGACCATGCCGCCCTCGGTAACAGCTTGGACGCATCGAAGTTTATCGATGCCGATGGAATGATTGCTAAGCTGAAAAAGGTAAAATCACCAGCCGAGCTTGCATACATGGAGCAAGCCGGCAAGATTGTTGATAGGGCCATGCAGGTGGGCCGGCTCGAGATTGCTTCTGGAGCGCGCGAATGTGACGTGGGCGCCGCTATAGTGAATGCTTTGGTCAAAGGCACTCCGGAAATCCCGGGGGGAGTTTGCCAGTTTCCAACTATGCCGGTTGGCTCTCCCGCCAACGCACCGCACCTTTCGTGGTCCGACGCAAGCTATAAGATGGGCTGTCAGACTAATTTCGAAATTGGCGCTTTCCGACACCGCTATGCCTGCGCCTTGTCACGGACAGTTTTTTTGGGTGAGCCGACCGCTCGGGCCCGGCACTTACATCAAGCCGCTTTGGACGGTTTCCTCGCAGAGGTCGAAACGATACGGCCGGGAGTTACGTGCTCTGAAGTTTCGCAAGCGTTCCAGCGCGCCTTTAAACCATACGGCGTGCGTAAGGAATCCAGGAGCGGCTACTCCATCGGCCACGGTTGGGTCGACAGCGGAATCAGCTTCCAGGAGGACGATGACACCGTGATTGAACCCAATATGACCTTCCACGTCCTCATCGGCATTTTTGAGAAGGATGACGGCTACGTCTTCAGTGAGACTGTCCGAGTGACCGAGAACGGCGCGAAGTCGCTAAGCAGCATGTCCCGTGACCTGCTGGTAAATTGCTGA
- a CDS encoding class I SAM-dependent methyltransferase: MNDNVGKTVASSELDSYFSEDYVHFGDVVNPPKTSDQQVGIIWNLLSLTQGSPVLELGCGYGRISNRLAEKGARVTGMDRSAILLKKAEADAAERGVDVEYVLGDMRSVPWRDRFDAAFLWYTTFGYFDDADNERVLREAASSLRKGGRLLIDNPNRFESLRHEVPVCSVVQRNDDVRIDIFSNDVLRDRENLERIIVRDGRVRRTHLSYKQYGFSEYVRMLQSAGFETVEAYGQEGGAFTSDSSRLMVVAYK; the protein is encoded by the coding sequence ATGAATGATAATGTTGGCAAGACTGTTGCTTCATCAGAACTTGACTCATACTTCAGCGAAGATTACGTTCACTTTGGTGATGTGGTAAATCCGCCAAAGACAAGCGACCAGCAAGTGGGGATAATTTGGAATCTTCTCTCTCTTACACAAGGCAGCCCGGTTCTTGAACTCGGGTGCGGATATGGTCGGATTTCCAACCGATTGGCGGAAAAAGGAGCACGGGTAACGGGAATGGATAGGTCCGCGATCCTCCTAAAAAAAGCCGAAGCGGATGCGGCCGAACGCGGAGTAGATGTCGAATATGTTCTGGGCGACATGCGCTCAGTTCCCTGGCGAGATCGATTCGACGCGGCTTTTCTGTGGTACACGACCTTTGGCTATTTCGATGATGCGGATAATGAGAGAGTTCTTCGGGAAGCCGCTTCTTCGCTTCGAAAGGGCGGGCGTCTGCTAATCGATAACCCCAATCGCTTCGAGTCCCTGCGCCACGAGGTTCCCGTGTGTTCCGTTGTGCAGCGTAACGACGACGTACGAATCGATATATTTAGCAACGATGTGCTACGCGATCGGGAGAACCTCGAAAGGATTATCGTCCGCGATGGACGCGTTAGACGAACGCACCTTTCTTATAAGCAGTATGGGTTTTCTGAATATGTTCGCATGCTGCAAAGCGCGGGGTTCGAGACTGTTGAAGCTTATGGGCAGGAAGGCGGAGCATTTACATCCGATAGCTCGCGCCTCATGGTTGTCGCATACAAATAA